Below is a window of Penaeus monodon isolate SGIC_2016 chromosome 13, NSTDA_Pmon_1, whole genome shotgun sequence DNA.
ATCTTGACCTTTGGATTTTTGTGAGTCCAGACTATGAAAATGGAGTTAACACTGACCATTTCACGTCCACAAGCATTGATGGTTTCGTGTTGCAATAGGTATCAAACATCTTTTGCAAGTACAGACTCTAATTTGATCTCGCTTGCTATGTAAATAAGAAAACCGTTAATTTCCCAGGATGTTTAAGGGATTCAGCAATACAATTTTGAAAACAATGTAAATTTTTGTTTACTCTGCATCGCAATGTTCTAATTTTAGcgcaaataaaactataaaaacgtTGCATAGCACAGAATTTTAAATTCTTGCCTTTAGATGCTATGTGCCTAAGCGCTACATTTTAGCAAAAACGCAGTGAAGTTGGCAACCTCCTGCCAGGTTAACTCCGCCCCTCAGACCCTTGGCTCCTCCCTGGCCTTTTGGGCTCCGCCCTTCGTGAAAATTATTCGGCGAGTTTTCGTTACCGTCAcgttactcttcttcttctaaatAACACAACGATACGGTCTAATGAACCGGTATCCTTCCCTCGGCAAAGCAAGGCAAGCGCGGCGCACGGATGCCCAAAGACCTCGACTCGAGGGCTTTGGGCAGCGAGAGAGATACACTTATCTCTTCAAACAGAGTTCAGGTCAATGACCTCGCGGGACACTCATACTACGGCCGAGTGATATTTCTCGCGActcggaagggaaaaaaatactagCGCTGTGGCAAGAGTGGGAGATTAATGAGACAACTAGGTTAAGGACAGGAGCCAGGAGAGCCCAGGGCGCCGTGGGCACGGGCAGAGACTGCTTTTGGCGGGCGCGGGCGGTGCCTCCTCACGAGGCGGCGGGTGCCCGGGGAGTGCGTGCAGCGCCGTTGATAAAGCTTTTGGCGCCGTTCCGCATCGCCGTCTTACCTTTGCTATGTCCTCAAAGAGTCTTTCTTCAAGTGAAATGGGTGATATATTGGAAgaagtaagggaagagagagtgggagaaggagaaagagagagtaaataaatatagttttctTGTGTTTCATTTGTCTCCCCTTTCagatgcctttttttttacccgcCTTTCATACTTTCTTTGTATCTGAACTTTAATCTTCACATTTTCCTCCCTCAATTTACAAACGTCAAACATTTAAGTATCGCACTTTATCAGAGATATCTCGCTAATGTAAAAACTTTTTATAGAGATgggcgtttttttcttctcttcattgaaggggggggggggtaggtcatCTCCAGAGGTAGAATGAATTTCGAGACAAGTTATTTCCAAAGTTGATTAGAAATGAAATTATCTGATTCGAAATTGGAAGTCCATCTCATTTACCGGCGTGGaggttctccccccctcccatgagactgggcaatgggggggggggggataaaaaaaggttAGAAAGGCAATACAGATAATGACGGTATTACTGGATATGgagatgacgatggtaataaaaAAGACGTTGGTAACAGTGGtgctaaaaatgataatcaaaatagtaatgatgaaagaaatagttgtgcatatatagacacatacatgaacgttacatatatatatatatatatatatataatatatatatatatatatatatatatatatatatatatatatatatattatatatattatatatatatatatatatatatatatatatatatatatatatatatatatatatatatataaacacacacacaaaacacacacacacacacacacacacacacacacacacacacacacacacacacacacacacacacacacacacacacacatatatatatatatatatatatatatatatatatatatatatatatatatatatatatatatatatatatatatatatatagaatagccATCCCCAAAATGTCTTTCGTTCACCTCTCGCTCTCTTGGCAAGGGCTGCCTCTCGTCGCCAAGTCTCTCACGTGAAGATTTGTTGCTCCTCTGTTCTGCGATCCATCTTCGTCGGGCTTAGAGAGAAATCAAGTGTGAAGATTATTATACAAAAGGACGGATCGAGACGGCGGGCGGCGTGGGGCACGTCGAAGCGATGGGCGCCGGCGCTTCGGGCCCCTTCAGTTGGCAGGAAGGGCGCCGGGaatgaggatggagagagagaaagagagagagagagagagagagagagagagagagagagagagagagagagagagagagagagagagagagagagagagagagagagagagaggggtgggagtggggatagattgattttatttattgtaagtaTGTCAGTACAATAAGTTTAGGTGTAAACAAAAGTGTATTTCATAAAAGGGTACAGCGAGAGGGCATGCAGAAAGAACGGAAAATGTTTTCTATTGTTTCCGTGGAAAGGTTATCGTAAACTATAGAGCACATTTTCCCTtccattgttttcttctttcctcttttcagcGGAAAAATCCTTGTTTTCACACACAGAAAATGGAGAAAGTTATTTTGTGCAGTTTACTCTGCCGTTGTCACCTCGCCCAGGGAACGCATTTTGGTTCACAATGCATCTCATCGATCGAAACCTTCAGGGCTGACGACGTGCAGCCTCACCTGTCATGGACAGAGGGACGAAGTCATGCGCGCGAAAGAAGCGACAAGACGTTATTTGCTCCACTTAAAGGTTCAAGGCTGATCACTTTGGCGAACGTGGCCTATAATGTGGCATGTAAACAGGAAACAAAGGGACCTGTCGGGGGCCTTGGAAGAAATCGGGAGTCGTGAACGGCGAGGCGCTGGTCACATGGGCGAGACATGCCACCCAAGATGTTCATTCGCTTGAATATGAACGGTACAGCCACTAAAAAAATAGTAAGTTACCCAGTGAAGCTGTACCCCGCGCTGGCCCCGCCCCTCGCGTCCAATTGGCTGGGAGGAGCAACACCCCCCAGAGGCCGGACTATATATTCAGCGATGGCTGTACACTTCTCAGTATCATCAGGTTCAAGATGATGGAGTCATATATATTAAGGTGTATAAGTGAGCTCGTCGAGAGCTTCCTGCTCCAAAACCACTGTCAGGTGCTGCTGTTCTTTACAGTCCTGCTCTCGATCAGGTATATCCTGGGAAGCCACACCAACCTGCCGCCGGGGCCGTGGGGGGTTCCGATCCTGGgctacctccccttcctcacgGAGGATATACACGTCTTCATGATGAAACTGTCCAAGAAATTCGGCTCCATCTACAGACTCAACTTCGGCAACAAGCTGCTGGTGATCCTGACCGACCCGAAGGTGATCCGCGAGGCCTTCCGCAGGGAGGAGTTCTCGGCGAGGCCCTCCAACACGCTCTATGACATCTTTGACGGATACGGTGAGTAGCCGCGCCTCACGCTGCCACTGGCGCCTTTTGAGCTGTCAGATTTCGACATTAGTTTTTTGAAGGCTTTGACCCTTTCATCTCCTCGGGTGAAGTTTGGGCTCGGAGGCACAGCTCCGTTCACTCGGGTCATCTTGTTATCAAATGTCAGGAATGTGTCCTGTGGCCCGGCGGGTAAAAAGAATAAGTTCAGTTAATTGATATAGAAAGTTGCCCCGAAGCGCTGACAGTACACATGTTTTTAGGTCACGAAGCAGACCGAAGGAGTAGCCAGCACCTTTGACATTTCATCCTTGCCAGAGAGCTTTGTTATTGTCTCAGTTGCCAGAGTAGAGTAAAGTCATTCCCAATCGCTTATTATATCATACTCGAGCGGCTCTGGCCAGCGCGAAACAAGTAAAGGCTGGCGGGAGAGCACGGCGGTGACGCAACCGCCAACCTCCTTATCCGACGGGCCTCGAGCCTCATCTGGCTCATGACTCACTCCGGAGATGAGTCGCAGGAGGCCAGAGCCGGCCTCATGCAGGCTCATGGCACCAAACAAATGAAATGTTGAACCTGGGCCGAGGGGCCGCCTCGGAGCCACATCAGGCgggtttattttttcatgaatggAGATGAAAGTACCGAGCGGTGGCCACCATTTCCTTCACtcaaaagtgagagtgaccttcACTCCCGAAGCCTTTGCTCACTCGCCCGACCCGCGCGGGAGTGCGTCTCGCAACTCTTTCACTCTTGCTTCTCTTCTGCTTATGTTTGTAAACACTCGTTTTGAACACGCACgctcgtaacacacacacacgcacgcacacacacacacacacacacacacacacacacacacacacacacacacacacacacacacacacacacacacacacacacacacacacacatacatacaccacaatatacataaacatatattcacactCAAGCGTACACAGGCATTCACTCACGTGTACAAACAACacatgtagatatacagatacattttCACTTACGCTTAAACAAGCACTTGCACAAGTACAACACTGGCAACAGCACACCCATCCACAcgcgtatactcacacacacacacacacacacacacacacacacacacacacacacacacacacacacacacacacacacacacacacacacacacacacgtatacacacacacacacacatacacacatatatacacaagtgtgtgggttagtgtgtgtgtgtgtttgtgtgtgtgtgtatgtatatatgtatatatgtatatatgtatacacacacacacacacacacacacacacacacacacacacacacacacacacacacacacacatatatatatatatatatatatatatatatatatatatatatatatatatatatgtatatatatacatagacacacatatataatacatacatatatatatatatatacatatatatatacatataatatatatacatataatatatatatatatatatatatatatatatatatatatgtatatgtatatataatatatatatatatgtatgtatatatgtgcacacacatatttacatcacacacacacacacacacacacacacacacacaacacacacacacacacacacacacacacacacacacacacacacacacacacacacacacacacacacacacacacacacacacacacacacacatatatatatatgtttattcatgtttacatatacatagataccgtATGTATTggtccatatatctatattcctgTATATCTCTCCATCCAGCCTGTTCTCTATATTGATATAAACCGCACACAAATAGCCGTGTAAATGCAACTCAGATGAGGCAGTTGAAATGCCCTGCTCCGTCCCTAACCCACTCCCTCGATCCCCCGCAGGCCTGATCAACACTTCCGGCGACATCTGGCGCAACCAGCGGCGGTTCCTGCACGAGAGGCTCCGCGGCCTGGGCATCAAGCTCGGTGGTGCCGGACGCATGCGCATGGAGGAGAGAATTCGGGTACGTCCCCTTTATACCCAGTACGCCCGATTTGCCTGGTATGTCCTATGTAAAGCTCAAAATCGGTTTGTCTTGAGATGATCCTTTGCACCTTTGGCTGACGGTCTTTCCCTCCGCAGAGCGAGGTCATCAGCCTCATGAGGTGTCTGTCGGCGGGCAAGAATAAGTTGATGTCAGTCGACGATCTCTTCGCCAACGCTTCCACCAACGTCATCTGCACGATGCTCATGTCCATCCGCTTCCGGCCCAACAACCCGAGCTTCCTCCGCTTCATGGAGCTTCACGACGAGGGCTTCAGGCTGTTCCTCAAGTGCGACATCGCCAACTACATTCCGGCGCTGAAGTACATACCCTCCATCACCGAGACCTTCCAGAAGCTGATCCAGAGTCGGGACGAGACATCCGAGATGATCCGCGACATCGTCAAGCAGCGGCGAGAGATCTTCGATCCGGAGAACATCAGGGACATCCTGGACTCGTACCTCCTGGAGGAGCACAACGCCAAGATCGAGGGGAGGGTCCTCTACGAGGGAAAGGAGTTCGGTGAGTACAGCCTAGCCGCTTTTGGTTTCTGCGTTGAATGAGACTGCGTGGAATGAATACACCGAGATGAAGGCAAATGGATGAAGTCATAACTGTTTCCTTTGGCCCTCAGATCGCCAGCTCGTGCAGGTCCTGGTCGACATGTTCGGCGCCGGCGAGGAGACCGTGAAGACGTGCCTGCTGTGGTCGCTGGTGTACCTGCTGCATAATCCCGACGTGATGCGGAAGGTCCAGGACGAACTGGACACCGTCGTGGGGCGCTCCCGCATGCCGTCGCTCGAGGACCAGGATCACCTGCCCTACACCGAGGCCACCATCTGCGAGATCCTCCGCCGATCCTCGATCGTTCCCCTCGGGACGCCCCACGCGACCAGCAGGGACACCGTCCTGGGAGGCTATACCATCCCCAAGGGCGCCACCATCATCCCGCTGCTGTACTCCTGCCACATGGATCCCGACCTGTGGGACGAGCCCGAAAAGTTCGAGCCGACTCGCTTCCTGGACGAGGAGGGGCGAGTTAAGAAGCCGCAGCAGTTCCTCCCCTTCGGCGTCGGGCGGCGGATGTGCCTGGGCCACGTCCTTGCTCGCTCCGAAGTATTCCTGTTCTTCACTTCAATCCTCCAGAACTTCACGCTCGGGTACCCCGAGGGCGAGCCTCTTCCGAGCTTGAAGGGCAACCTCGGCGCCACGTACACGCCGAAGCCTTTCAAGGTGAGAGGCCGGGCGCTCTGCCAAGGTTTACGCTGatcatgaatatatatccatctgATTCCGCCCATTTTTCCCTGATAAGCATCTAAAGTCAACATGAACTCTGCTGAAAATATTCCATGTCCCCGCAACCGATTTTCTGGAAGGTTGACTCATaaaccctttcttccttccagcTGATGTTCATCCCCCGCGAAGGCTCAAAGTTCGGCGAGATCGAGAGACTGTCGAGCGAATTCAGGACGATGGGCCTGTAAGCCCTCTTCTGACGCTGCATTTCTGATGCACTGCATTCGAGCGCGTCCTGAATCGTCTTACAAAAGTTCCTGTGCAAGGGCTTTAAGTCCTCTCCCGTCTAGCGCTGCCTCCCCGCTCCTTGGGTAGAGAGGACTCTTCGTCCACGATGAAACGCGTCGGGAGTTGCAGCACAGCCGAAGGCGCTGAGAGAGGCACGGAGGGAGGCGTGATGGGCTcggccccctctcctccccgggACCAGGAAGTTCCACCAAAGACACTCGCCGGTCCTTTTGGGGTCCAGCAACTCATCTGTGATATGTTGATTAGTTTAGAATTGACTGTAATGTATTTAAGCTACAGCTGGTGTTCGTGTTCTCGCTCGTACGGACTCGCTGTCTATGGAGTCTCAGGTTGATCGATGTTCCTTATGATGCAAGACGAGGAAGCGTTCACCAAGCCGCATTATAGTGTCGTAGGTTCGAGCCACTGCCGGGCCAGGGCTTGCCTTGACCGAGCCTTGCGATTGTGTGTGAATGGGAGTGTGAGCGGATCACGCAGAGAGCCTCACGGCGACCTTAAGAATCTCTGCACCGGGCGGGCAACACCATGCGCCTTGCCTTTTTATTAGGTTCGATCTGGCCGCGGGAGCCTAGTCAGCTCGCAGCCACGACGCTTCAGCCATTATGTACAAAAGGAGCACAAACTGTGTAAAAACTAAGACGTAAATGGTAAAAGAGACGGTCACGTAGTTACAAAACTGTAAGTTTTGATTATGTCTCTGTTCTAGGGAGAATGAAAACCAATCAATTCTGTGACTTTATGAACTACCTGTTCATGCTCAATACTGTGCTCAAATAATTTATAAGTGTATAAGAATGTTGTTACAAGACGCATGAGGCCGATAATAAAATGTTGAATGATGTAAATCTCGTAATCAATATCCAAAGCTTTACAGGGTAACCTCGTCTAAGAACGCGTGTCGAGGCTTCTACACAATAAGTCACATATCTAAACTGCGCAAACGCACACCACGAGAGGCCGGATTTGATTTCTAtgtgaataaacagaaaaatcgtCTTCCGACATCACCACTATCAATGATTAACCCAGCTTTTTCCCTTGGGTCCTTCCCTCACTCTACTCTCTACCCCAGGGTTCACTTACACGGCCGGATGAGTCAAAGCAAGCAGTAATTCGGTACCAAAACCACCAGCTGATGAGCGCTCAATTAGGAGAAATCGTCCGAAACGCCAGCGACCAAATCGCTTGcaatgaaaagaaagggagagttcACAGCGACCTTGGCTGCGACTGGCACGGTGCCAACTCGCTCCACTCGAGGCGTCCTGAGCACTCCTCGgcgccctctctcctcctccctgcctttcttggtcctcctcccttttctgcaTACTCTcgccatcttccttcctcttttcttcattccttccctctttgcCACTGTTCCTCTTCTTTGCTTCCTTTCTTCGATCGCTTCGTTTGCTTTGCCGCGCCCTTTCTCTTTATACGTTTTATTACCttccactcttttctttttctcgcttcttttctttgttgttgttgtgggagggggcgggggaagaggggtCACACCATAGCCTCTCACCCGTTCTCTTCTTCTGTTCGCTTCCGCATCTTCTTGTCCTGCATCTTCcagtctcttctcttccctcttctcctccctcttcgctGGACGTCTTGCTTCCTCTTCGCCTCTCATATGCCTTCCCTTCGGCGCCCGTGACTTTTTCCTGCTTTCCTTCAAGGTTCATATCCTCTCGTCTTTTAAATTCTCCCCCAGAGCGgtcgagaagggagagagagagaaggagagatagagatagatagatagatagatagaagagagagagagagagagagagagagagagagagaagagagagagagatagatagatagatagagagagagagagagagagagagagagagagagagggagagagagagagagagagagagatagagagagagagagagagagagagagagagagagagagagagagagagagagagagagagagagttccaactgaatcctttttaatttaatattattaaactgCAGTGTATTTTGAACAACTCTATTTCTGTCAGGTGACCCCCCTAAAAAGAATATAGCAAGAGAAAAAATGGTCCGCAACGTGATTTGCTCGTGCCTGGCCTGAAGGCAGCGCCGCCGTTCACAGGCCTTGCGTGGGGCTCAGCTGTTCACATTAAGTACggtatatctgtctattcatttatctgtttatttatatacatgtgtgtgtgtgagtgcagatCTATGCACacgcagacaaatacacacacacacacacacacacacacacacacacacacacacacacacacacacacacacacacacacacacacgcacacacaaacacaacacacacacacacacacacacacacacacacacacacacacacacacacacacacacacacacacacaacacacacacacacacacatatatatatatatatatatatatatatatatatatatatatatatatatatatatatatatatatatatatatacatatatatatatatatatatatatatatatataatatatatatatatattatattatatatatataatatatatatatatatataatatatattaatatatatatatatatatatatatatatacatattcctattAGCAAAttgtatacgttatatatatagtatatagttagcATACGTAAGCCTATAGTTCGAGTAAAAGTAAAAGTCGCGGGTCTTGAGACTCCAAGGTTAATCTGGAAGCGGAGGCACTCTGCAAATTTAACGTAATATCGTGAATAGCCCCGGAAGTTCAGCCGCTGATTTTTTGCTCTCCTTAAATGgacatttctctcattttctgacAATTTTCGTGAtgggtttcctttctttctctccccctctctcttcccccttctttctc
It encodes the following:
- the LOC119580066 gene encoding cytochrome P450 18a1-like; translated protein: MMESYILRCISELVESFLLQNHCQVLLFFTVLLSIRYILGSHTNLPPGPWGVPILGYLPFLTEDIHVFMMKLSKKFGSIYRLNFGNKLLVILTDPKVIREAFRREEFSARPSNTLYDIFDGYGLINTSGDIWRNQRRFLHERLRGLGIKLGGAGRMRMEERIRSEVISLMRCLSAGKNKLMSVDDLFANASTNVICTMLMSIRFRPNNPSFLRFMELHDEGFRLFLKCDIANYIPALKYIPSITETFQKLIQSRDETSEMIRDIVKQRREIFDPENIRDILDSYLLEEHNAKIEGRVLYEGKEFDRQLVQVLVDMFGAGEETVKTCLLWSLVYLLHNPDVMRKVQDELDTVVGRSRMPSLEDQDHLPYTEATICEILRRSSIVPLGTPHATSRDTVLGGYTIPKGATIIPLLYSCHMDPDLWDEPEKFEPTRFLDEEGRVKKPQQFLPFGVGRRMCLGHVLARSEVFLFFTSILQNFTLGYPEGEPLPSLKGNLGATYTPKPFKLMFIPREGSKFGEIERLSSEFRTMGL